A part of Ignavibacteriales bacterium genomic DNA contains:
- a CDS encoding 2-oxoglutarate oxidoreductase — protein MNEKLFLDPEADTDLEQVYCRPDTLTDVPFHYCPGCGHSVVHKVLMEVVEELGIQEEVIGVAPVGCSVFAYHYMNVDMQEAAHGRASAVATGIKRVLPEKYVFSYQGDGDLAAIGTAETIHTVNRGENILMVFINNGIYGMTGGQMAPTSLIGQVTSTSPYGRDAAQVGNPIKIADLLCMLPGAYYVTRQAVYNPNTVRKLKKALIKSFEYQKQKKGTCFVEVVSNCPSGWKMTPVETIKYIEEKMIPAYPLGDLKVPQN, from the coding sequence ATGAATGAAAAATTATTTTTAGACCCTGAAGCAGACACAGATCTTGAGCAGGTGTATTGCAGACCCGATACACTTACAGATGTTCCATTTCATTACTGCCCTGGCTGCGGGCATAGTGTTGTTCACAAAGTTTTAATGGAAGTTGTAGAAGAATTGGGAATACAGGAAGAAGTTATCGGTGTGGCGCCGGTTGGCTGTTCTGTATTTGCGTATCATTATATGAATGTTGATATGCAGGAGGCTGCACACGGAAGAGCAAGTGCTGTTGCAACCGGAATTAAAAGAGTGCTTCCCGAAAAATATGTGTTTTCCTACCAAGGTGATGGCGATCTTGCTGCTATCGGCACTGCAGAAACAATTCACACCGTAAATCGCGGCGAAAATATTTTGATGGTCTTCATCAATAATGGAATTTATGGAATGACCGGCGGTCAAATGGCTCCCACAAGTTTAATAGGGCAGGTAACATCAACCTCACCCTACGGAAGAGATGCGGCACAGGTTGGCAACCCGATTAAGATTGCTGATTTGCTCTGCATGCTTCCCGGAGCTTATTATGTAACAAGACAAGCTGTTTATAATCCAAACACAGTAAGAAAGCTTAAGAAGGCTTTAATAAAATCGTTTGAATATCAGAAACAGAAAAAGGGAACTTGCTTTGTTGAAGTAGTTTCCAATTGTCCTTCCGGTTGGAAGATGACACCTGTTGAAACAATTAAATATATTGAAGAGAAAATGATCCCGGCATATCCGCTTGGTGATTTAAAAGTTCCTCAAAATTAA
- a CDS encoding 4Fe-4S dicluster domain-containing protein, translating to MIKGAVKIDGKVCKGCELCIVACPQDALALSPNFNEKGYRYVELIYDVCTGCTNCALVCPEAAITVYRQPKPAKKVQAK from the coding sequence ATGATAAAAGGAGCAGTAAAAATAGATGGCAAAGTTTGTAAAGGCTGCGAACTTTGCATTGTTGCATGTCCGCAGGATGCGCTGGCTCTCTCACCAAATTTTAATGAAAAAGGTTATCGCTACGTCGAATTGATTTACGATGTCTGTACCGGCTGCACAAATTGCGCACTTGTGTGCCCTGAAGCAGCAATAACAGTTTATCGTCAGCCTAAGCCTGCTAAAAAAGTTCAGGCAAAATAA
- a CDS encoding 3-methyl-2-oxobutanoate dehydrogenase subunit VorB gives MEMKEKRTGEARLMKGNEALAEAAICANLDAYFGYPITPQSEVLEYLEREIPKRHGLVLQAESEIASINMVYGAAGAGARVMTSSSSPGISLMQEGISYIASAQLPCLIVNVVRGGPGLGTIQPSQGDYFQATKGGGHGDYHLIVLAPASVQEMADFVFDAFRLAEKYRNPAMILSDGALGQMMEKVFLPEEGSLPKTPAPWATTGKTKDRDHNIITSLFIQPEEMEKVNLQLQEKYKAMQCEVRYEEIKTEDAEILLVAFGLSARICQKTVDLGREKGIKIGLLRPITLYPYPYQRISELAEQVQFILTVEMNAGQMVEDVRLGVEGRVPVYFKGRMGGMIPSPEDILQEVEVHYSKHNVMQD, from the coding sequence ATGGAAATGAAGGAAAAAAGAACCGGTGAAGCCCGTTTAATGAAAGGCAACGAAGCACTCGCCGAAGCTGCGATATGCGCCAATCTTGATGCTTATTTCGGGTATCCAATTACGCCTCAATCAGAAGTTTTGGAATATCTCGAAAGAGAAATTCCCAAACGTCACGGGTTAGTGCTGCAGGCAGAAAGCGAAATTGCTTCGATAAATATGGTTTATGGCGCTGCAGGTGCGGGCGCACGGGTAATGACTTCGTCATCGTCTCCTGGAATAAGTTTAATGCAGGAAGGAATTTCATACATAGCATCAGCTCAACTTCCATGCTTGATAGTAAATGTTGTACGCGGTGGACCAGGATTGGGCACGATACAACCTTCTCAAGGTGATTATTTTCAGGCCACAAAGGGAGGTGGTCATGGGGATTATCACCTTATTGTTTTGGCTCCCGCTTCTGTTCAGGAAATGGCTGACTTTGTTTTCGATGCATTCAGACTTGCAGAAAAATATAGGAACCCTGCAATGATTTTATCAGACGGGGCACTCGGTCAAATGATGGAAAAAGTATTTCTTCCGGAAGAAGGCTCGCTGCCAAAGACTCCCGCCCCCTGGGCAACAACGGGTAAGACAAAAGATAGAGATCACAATATTATTACTTCATTATTTATCCAGCCTGAAGAAATGGAGAAAGTTAATCTTCAATTGCAGGAAAAATATAAAGCAATGCAGTGCGAAGTTAGATACGAAGAAATAAAAACAGAGGATGCTGAAATTCTTCTTGTTGCCTTTGGACTTTCGGCTCGCATCTGCCAAAAGACAGTTGATCTGGGCAGGGAAAAAGGAATTAAGATAGGATTACTCAGACCAATTACTCTTTATCCATATCCTTATCAAAGAATTTCTGAATTAGCCGAACAAGTTCAATTTATCTTAACAGTTGAAATGAATGCCGGTCAAATGGTGGAAGATGTACGCCTTGGCGTAGAAGGAAGAGTTCCGGTTTACTTCAAAGGCAGGATGGGCGGCATGATACCCTCCCCCGAAGATATTCTTCAGGAAGTCGAAGTTCATTATTCAAAACACAACGTAATGCAAGATTAG
- a CDS encoding 2-oxoacid:acceptor oxidoreductase family protein has translation MTKEHEIIIAGFGGQGVLSMGKLIAYAGMIEGKEVSWMPSYGPEMRGGTANCIVIVSNSTISSPLVSKFDTAILLNQPSLEKFENAVKPGGLLIYEQSTIINPPTRTDIEIICISGNEEADKLNAKQVANMVLAGAFLERRPILKIETILEALKKALPPRRHNMIPLNEQALSRGKEIAKSIEHIPA, from the coding sequence ATGACAAAAGAACATGAAATAATTATTGCAGGTTTTGGCGGGCAGGGCGTCCTTTCAATGGGAAAACTGATTGCCTACGCTGGAATGATAGAAGGCAAAGAAGTTAGCTGGATGCCCTCTTACGGTCCTGAAATGCGAGGGGGAACTGCAAACTGTATTGTAATTGTTTCCAATTCAACAATCAGCTCACCGTTGGTTTCAAAATTTGATACGGCGATTTTACTAAATCAGCCTTCTCTTGAAAAATTTGAAAATGCAGTTAAACCCGGGGGCTTATTAATTTATGAACAATCTACAATCATCAATCCTCCAACAAGAACAGATATTGAAATTATCTGCATCTCCGGTAATGAAGAGGCTGATAAATTGAATGCAAAACAAGTTGCTAATATGGTGCTTGCAGGAGCATTTCTTGAGAGGAGACCGATATTAAAAATCGAAACAATTTTAGAAGCGCTTAAAAAAGCTCTCCCTCCCCGCAGACACAATATGATTCCTTTAAACGAGCAAGCTCTATCCCGCGGCAAGGAAATAGCAAAATCAATTGAACACATTCCAGCATAA